In Janthinobacterium rivuli, a single genomic region encodes these proteins:
- a CDS encoding phosphoadenylyl-sulfate reductase: MSDLTSLIDATEQTLTRIAADFSPAVFASSLAAEDMVLTHMILKAKLPIGIFSLETGRLHQETLAVLDKVKTRYDHDITLYRPQPEAVAAYVEQNGLNAFYNSVEMRRECCRIRKVEPLGRALAGNKAWVTGQRRAQSTTRAELHVQEDDAAHAMTKFNPLADWSEEDVWAYIRANDVPYNALHDQGYPSIGCEPCTRAVQPGEDVRAGRWWWENPDSKECGLHMVDGKLIRIKSVAA, translated from the coding sequence ATGAGCGATTTGACTTCTTTGATTGACGCCACCGAGCAAACGCTGACACGTATCGCCGCGGATTTTTCGCCAGCCGTGTTCGCGTCCAGCCTGGCAGCCGAAGACATGGTGCTGACCCACATGATACTCAAGGCGAAGCTGCCCATCGGCATCTTTTCCCTGGAAACAGGCCGGCTGCACCAGGAAACCCTGGCCGTGCTCGACAAGGTCAAGACCCGTTACGACCACGACATCACCCTGTACCGCCCGCAGCCGGAAGCCGTCGCCGCCTACGTGGAACAAAATGGCCTGAACGCGTTCTACAACAGCGTCGAGATGCGCCGCGAATGCTGCCGCATCCGCAAGGTCGAGCCCCTGGGCCGCGCCTTGGCTGGCAACAAGGCCTGGGTGACGGGACAGCGCCGCGCCCAGTCCACCACGCGCGCCGAATTGCACGTGCAGGAAGACGACGCCGCGCACGCGATGACGAAATTCAATCCGCTGGCCGACTGGTCGGAAGAAGACGTATGGGCCTACATCCGCGCCAACGACGTGCCCTACAACGCATTGCATGACCAAGGCTACCCGTCGATCGGCTGCGAACCGTGTACGCGGGCCGTGCAGCCGGGCGAAGATGTGCGTGCCGGACGCTGGTGGTGGGAAAACCCGGATTCGAAGGAATGCGGCCTGCACATGGTGGACGGTAAGTTGATACGCATCAAATCCGTGGCAGCCTGA